A genomic window from Streptomyces brevispora includes:
- a CDS encoding F0F1 ATP synthase subunit gamma, producing MGAQLRVYKRRIQAVTATKKITKAMEMIAASRIVKAQRKVSASMPYAAELTRAVTAVATGSTTKHPLTTEAEAPARAAILLITSDRGLAGGYSSNALKAAERLRERLAAEGKEVDAYIVGRKGVAYYGFRERKVAESWTGFTDSPEYSDAKRVAAPLIEAIQKDTAEGGVDELHIVFTEFVSMMTQNAVDDRMLPLSLDKAAQESTEKGEILPLFDFEPSAEDVLDALLPRYVESRIYNALLQAAASEHAARRRAMKSATDNAGDLIKSLSRLANAARQAEITQEISEIVGGAGALSDASAGSDK from the coding sequence ATGGGCGCTCAGCTTCGCGTTTACAAGCGCCGCATCCAAGCCGTCACCGCGACCAAGAAGATCACCAAGGCGATGGAGATGATCGCCGCCTCGCGCATCGTCAAGGCGCAGCGCAAGGTGTCGGCGTCGATGCCGTACGCGGCCGAACTCACCCGTGCGGTGACCGCGGTCGCGACCGGCTCCACCACCAAGCACCCGCTCACCACCGAGGCCGAGGCCCCGGCGCGGGCCGCGATTCTGCTCATCACGAGCGACCGCGGTCTGGCCGGCGGCTACTCCTCCAACGCTCTCAAGGCGGCGGAGCGGCTCCGGGAGCGGCTCGCGGCGGAGGGCAAGGAGGTCGACGCGTACATCGTCGGCCGTAAGGGTGTCGCTTACTACGGCTTCCGCGAGCGCAAGGTCGCGGAGTCGTGGACGGGCTTCACCGACAGCCCGGAGTACTCGGACGCCAAGAGGGTCGCAGCGCCGCTGATCGAGGCCATTCAGAAGGACACGGCCGAGGGCGGCGTCGACGAGCTGCACATCGTCTTCACCGAGTTCGTGTCGATGATGACGCAGAACGCGGTCGACGACCGGATGCTGCCGCTCTCGCTCGACAAGGCTGCGCAGGAGAGCACGGAGAAGGGCGAGATCCTTCCGCTGTTCGACTTCGAGCCGTCGGCGGAGGACGTCCTCGACGCCCTCCTGCCGCGCTACGTCGAGAGTCGTATCTACAACGCACTGCTGCAGGCAGCCGCTTCCGAGCACGCTGCCCGCCGCCGCGCGATGAAGTCGGCGACCGACAACGCCGGGGATCTCATCAAGAGCCTCTCCCGGCTTGCCAACGCGGCCCGCCAGGCCGAAATCACCCAGGAAATCAGCGAGATCGTCGGCGGTGCAGGTGCTCTGTCCGACGCGTCCGCGGGGAGTGACAAGTAA
- a CDS encoding DUF2550 domain-containing protein — protein MFLALWVGGLVVALVAVGLFVFGLRRRLIQRSGGTFDCSLRWNVPVEPDLSGKGWVYGVARYHGDKVDWFRVFSYSPRPRRVLERSSIEVVARRMPEGEEELALLSDAIVLGCLHQGTRLELAMSEDALTGFLAWLEAAPPGQRVNVA, from the coding sequence ATGTTCCTCGCGCTGTGGGTGGGCGGGCTGGTCGTCGCACTGGTCGCGGTTGGTCTCTTCGTCTTCGGTCTGCGCCGGCGGCTGATTCAGCGCTCCGGCGGGACCTTCGACTGCAGCCTGCGCTGGAACGTGCCGGTGGAACCGGACCTCTCGGGCAAGGGCTGGGTGTACGGCGTCGCCCGCTACCACGGCGACAAGGTCGACTGGTTCCGGGTCTTCAGCTACTCCCCGCGTCCACGCCGGGTGCTGGAGCGGTCCTCCATCGAGGTGGTCGCCCGCCGGATGCCCGAGGGCGAGGAGGAGCTCGCGCTGCTCTCCGACGCCATCGTGCTCGGCTGCCTCCACCAGGGGACCCGGCTGGAGCTGGCGATGAGCGAGGACGCGCTGACCGGATTTCTCGCCTGGCTGGAGGCGGCACCGCCCGGCCAGCGGGTGAACGTGGCCTGA
- the atpD gene encoding F0F1 ATP synthase subunit beta: MTTTVETAAATGRVARVIGPVVDVEFPVDAMPEIYNALHVEVADPAEDGARKTLTLEVAQHLGDGVVRAISMQPTDGLVRQAQVTDTGAGILVPVGDITKGKVFNTLGQILNDPDAEAQITERWPIHRKAPAFDQLESKTEMFETGLKVVDLLTPYVKGGKIGLFGGAGVGKTVLIQEMIMRVAKLHDGVSVFAGVGERTREGNDLIDEMTESGVLEKTALVFGQMDEPPGTRLRVALSALTMAEYFRDVQKQDVLLFIDNIFRFTQAGSEVSTLLGRMPSAVGYQPTLADEMGVLQERITSTRGHSITSMQAIYVPADDLTDPAPATTFAHLDATTVLSRPISEKGIYPAVDPLDSTSRILDPRYIAQDHYDAASRVKGILQKYKDLQDIIAILGIDELGEEDKLVVHRARRVERFLSQNTHAAKQFTGLDGSDVPLDESIAAFNSICDGEYDHFPEQAFFMCGGIEDLKANAKELGVS; the protein is encoded by the coding sequence ATGACGACGACAGTTGAGACGGCCGCTGCCACGGGCCGCGTCGCCCGGGTCATCGGCCCGGTCGTCGACGTGGAGTTCCCCGTCGACGCCATGCCGGAGATCTACAACGCCCTGCATGTGGAGGTGGCGGACCCGGCCGAGGACGGTGCCCGTAAGACACTGACCCTCGAAGTCGCCCAGCACCTGGGTGACGGCGTGGTCCGTGCGATCTCGATGCAGCCCACCGACGGTCTGGTCCGCCAGGCCCAGGTGACCGACACCGGCGCGGGCATCCTGGTGCCGGTCGGCGACATCACCAAGGGCAAGGTGTTCAACACTCTTGGTCAGATCCTGAACGACCCGGACGCCGAGGCTCAGATCACCGAGCGCTGGCCGATCCACCGCAAGGCCCCGGCCTTCGACCAGCTCGAGTCCAAGACCGAGATGTTCGAGACCGGCCTGAAGGTCGTCGACCTGCTGACCCCGTACGTCAAGGGCGGCAAGATCGGTCTGTTCGGTGGTGCGGGCGTCGGCAAGACGGTCCTCATCCAGGAAATGATCATGCGTGTGGCGAAGCTGCACGACGGTGTGTCGGTGTTCGCCGGTGTCGGCGAGCGCACCCGTGAGGGCAACGACCTCATCGACGAGATGACCGAGTCGGGCGTCCTGGAGAAGACCGCGCTGGTCTTCGGCCAGATGGACGAGCCGCCGGGCACCCGTCTGCGGGTCGCCCTGTCCGCCCTGACCATGGCGGAGTACTTCCGTGATGTGCAGAAGCAGGACGTGCTGCTCTTCATCGACAACATCTTCCGCTTCACGCAGGCCGGCTCCGAGGTCTCCACGCTGCTCGGCCGTATGCCGTCCGCGGTGGGTTACCAGCCGACGCTGGCCGACGAGATGGGTGTGCTCCAGGAGCGCATCACCTCGACGCGTGGTCACTCGATCACCTCGATGCAGGCGATCTACGTCCCCGCGGACGACCTGACCGACCCGGCCCCGGCCACCACGTTCGCCCACCTCGACGCGACGACGGTTCTTTCCCGTCCGATCTCCGAGAAGGGCATCTACCCGGCCGTGGACCCGCTGGACTCCACGTCCCGCATCCTGGACCCGCGCTACATCGCGCAGGACCACTACGACGCGGCCAGCCGTGTCAAGGGGATCCTGCAGAAGTACAAGGACCTCCAGGACATCATCGCGATCCTCGGTATCGACGAGCTGGGCGAGGAGGACAAGCTCGTTGTCCACCGTGCCCGTCGCGTCGAGCGCTTCCTGTCGCAGAACACCCACGCCGCCAAGCAGTTCACCGGCCTGGACGGTTCGGACGTGCCGCTCGACGAGTCGATCGCCGCGTTCAACTCGATCTGCGACGGTGAGTACGACCACTTCCCGGAGCAGGCGTTCTTCATGTGCGGTGGCATTGAGGACCTCAAGGCCAACGCCAAGGAGCTCGGCGTCTCCTGA
- the atpA gene encoding F0F1 ATP synthase subunit alpha encodes MAELTIRPEEIRDALENFVQSYKPDAASREEVGTVSVAGDGIAKVEGLPSAMANELLKFEDGTLGLALNLEEREIGAIVLGEFSGIEEGQPVQRTGEVLSVGVGEGYLGRVVDPLGNPIDGLGEIATDSRRALELQAPGVMVRKSVHEPMQTGYKAVDAMVPIGRGQRQLIIGDRQTGKTALAVDTIINQRDNWRSGDVNKQVRCIYVAIGQKGSTIASVRGALEEAGALEYTTIVAAPASDPAGFKYLAPYTGSAIGQHWMYQGKHVLIIFDDLSKQADAYRAVSLLLRRPPGREAYPGDVFYLHSRLLERCAKLSDEMGAGSMTGLPIVETKANDVSAFIPTNVISITDGQCFLESDLFNAGQRPALNVGISVSRVGGSAQHKAMRQVSGRLRVDLAQYRELEAFAAFGSDLDAASKASLERGKRMVELLKQPQYAPFPVEEQVVSVWAGTTGKMDDVPVEDIRRFEGELLEYLRRERKDLLTSIAEGAKMSDDTLQSIADAVAAFKQQFETSDGKLLGEG; translated from the coding sequence ATGGCGGAGCTCACGATCCGGCCGGAGGAGATCCGGGACGCACTGGAGAACTTTGTCCAGTCGTACAAGCCGGACGCGGCCTCGCGCGAGGAGGTCGGTACGGTCAGCGTTGCCGGCGACGGCATCGCGAAGGTGGAGGGCCTGCCCTCCGCCATGGCGAACGAGCTGCTGAAGTTCGAGGACGGCACCCTCGGTCTCGCCCTCAACCTCGAGGAGCGCGAGATCGGTGCGATCGTCCTCGGCGAGTTCAGCGGAATCGAGGAGGGCCAGCCGGTGCAGCGCACCGGTGAGGTGCTCTCCGTCGGCGTCGGCGAGGGTTACCTCGGCCGCGTCGTCGACCCGCTCGGCAACCCGATCGACGGTCTCGGCGAGATCGCGACCGACAGCCGGCGCGCCCTCGAGCTGCAGGCCCCTGGCGTCATGGTCCGCAAGTCGGTGCACGAGCCGATGCAGACCGGCTACAAGGCCGTCGACGCCATGGTGCCGATCGGCCGCGGCCAGCGTCAGCTGATCATCGGCGACCGTCAGACGGGTAAGACCGCTCTGGCTGTCGACACGATCATCAACCAGCGCGACAACTGGCGCTCGGGCGACGTGAACAAGCAGGTGCGCTGCATCTACGTCGCCATCGGTCAGAAGGGCTCCACCATCGCCTCCGTGCGAGGTGCCCTGGAAGAGGCCGGAGCGCTCGAGTACACGACCATCGTCGCCGCCCCGGCGTCCGACCCGGCCGGCTTCAAGTACCTTGCGCCGTACACCGGTTCGGCCATCGGTCAGCACTGGATGTACCAGGGCAAGCACGTCCTGATCATCTTCGATGACCTCTCGAAGCAGGCCGACGCGTACCGCGCCGTATCGCTTCTGCTGCGCCGTCCGCCGGGCCGTGAGGCCTACCCGGGCGACGTCTTCTACCTCCACTCGCGTCTGCTGGAGCGCTGCGCCAAGCTCTCCGACGAGATGGGTGCCGGTTCGATGACCGGCCTCCCGATCGTCGAGACCAAGGCGAACGACGTGTCGGCGTTCATCCCGACCAACGTCATCTCCATCACCGACGGCCAGTGCTTCCTGGAGTCCGACCTGTTCAACGCCGGCCAGCGTCCGGCTCTGAACGTCGGTATCTCGGTCTCGCGAGTCGGTGGCTCCGCCCAGCACAAGGCCATGCGGCAGGTCTCCGGCCGACTGCGCGTGGACCTCGCCCAGTACCGCGAGCTGGAGGCGTTCGCCGCCTTCGGTTCCGACCTGGACGCGGCCTCGAAGGCTTCGCTGGAGCGCGGTAAGCGCATGGTCGAGCTGCTGAAGCAGCCGCAGTACGCCCCGTTCCCGGTCGAGGAGCAGGTCGTCTCGGTCTGGGCCGGCACCACGGGCAAGATGGACGACGTCCCGGTCGAGGACATCCGCCGCTTCGAGGGCGAGCTGCTGGAGTACCTGCGCCGCGAGCGCAAGGACCTCCTGACCAGCATCGCCGAGGGCGCCAAGATGTCCGACGACACGCTGCAGTCGATCGCCGACGCGGTCGCCGCCTTCAAGCAGCAGTTCGAGACCTCGGACGGCAAGCTTCTGGGCGAGGGCTGA
- a CDS encoding F0F1 ATP synthase subunit epsilon produces MAAELHVELVAADRSVWSGEATLVVARTTSGDIGVMPGHQPLLGVLESGPVTIRTSDGATVIAAVHGGFISFADDKLSLLAEIAELADEIDVQRAERALERAKSDTDGAAERRADVRLRAVAVH; encoded by the coding sequence TTGGCTGCTGAGCTGCACGTCGAGCTGGTCGCGGCGGACCGTAGTGTCTGGTCCGGCGAGGCCACCCTGGTCGTCGCGCGCACCACGTCCGGCGACATCGGCGTCATGCCCGGTCACCAGCCGCTTCTGGGTGTGCTGGAATCGGGCCCGGTGACGATCCGTACGAGTGATGGCGCCACTGTCATCGCCGCGGTGCACGGCGGTTTCATCTCGTTCGCCGACGACAAGCTCTCGCTGCTGGCGGAGATTGCCGAGCTGGCCGACGAGATCGATGTCCAGCGCGCGGAGCGTGCGCTGGAACGTGCCAAGTCGGACACGGACGGCGCCGCCGAGCGTCGCGCCGATGTGCGACTGCGTGCGGTGGCGGTGCACTAG
- a CDS encoding F0F1 ATP synthase subunit B: protein MSQLLTIAAETENPLIPPIPELVIGLIAFLIVFGFLAKKLLPNINKVLDERREAIEGGIEKADAAQTEAQSVLEQYKAQLAEARHEAARMRQEAQEQGAVILQEMRAEGQRQREEIVAAGHAQIAADRKAAASALRQDVGKLATDLAGKLVGESLEDHARQSGTVDRFLDELEAKAEAVR from the coding sequence GTGAGCCAGTTGCTTACGATCGCGGCTGAGACGGAAAATCCGCTCATCCCGCCGATCCCTGAGCTCGTCATCGGCCTCATCGCCTTCCTGATCGTCTTCGGCTTCCTCGCCAAGAAGCTCCTTCCGAACATCAACAAGGTTCTGGACGAGCGTCGCGAGGCGATCGAAGGCGGCATCGAAAAGGCCGATGCGGCTCAGACCGAGGCCCAGAGCGTTCTTGAGCAGTACAAGGCTCAGCTCGCCGAGGCCCGCCACGAAGCCGCTCGTATGCGCCAGGAGGCGCAGGAGCAGGGCGCCGTGATCCTGCAGGAGATGCGGGCGGAAGGCCAGCGGCAGCGCGAGGAGATCGTCGCTGCGGGCCACGCCCAGATCGCCGCCGACCGCAAGGCCGCGGCGTCCGCGCTGCGTCAGGACGTGGGCAAGCTCGCCACCGACCTGGCCGGCAAGCTCGTCGGCGAGTCCCTCGAGGACCACGCCCGGCAGAGCGGCACCGTCGACCGTTTCCTCGACGAGCTCGAGGCGAAGGCCGAGGCCGTCCGATGA
- a CDS encoding F0F1 ATP synthase subunit delta, with the protein MNGASREALAAARERLDALTDSTSVDAAKLAEDLAGVTALLHREVSLRRVLTDPAQAGEARAELAGRLLRGQVGGEAVDLVSGMVRSRWSQSRDLVDSVEELANTADLTAAQRNGDLDDVEDEMFRFGRIVASNPELRAALTSRTATPAAKGELLRSLLGGKARPTTERVIVRLVTQPRGRSLEEGLDSLSKLAAERRDRMVAIVTSAVPLSDRQKQRLGAALAKIYGRPMHLNLDVDPEVLGGVTVRVGDEVINGTIAERLDEATRRMAG; encoded by the coding sequence ATGAACGGCGCGAGCCGCGAGGCACTGGCCGCCGCACGCGAGCGTCTCGACGCACTGACCGACAGCACGTCGGTCGACGCGGCGAAGCTCGCCGAGGACCTGGCCGGCGTCACGGCGCTGCTGCACCGCGAGGTGTCGCTGCGCCGGGTCCTGACCGACCCGGCGCAGGCCGGCGAGGCCAGGGCCGAGCTGGCCGGACGGCTGCTGCGCGGCCAGGTGGGCGGCGAAGCCGTCGATCTGGTCTCCGGCATGGTCCGCTCGCGCTGGTCGCAGTCGCGTGACCTGGTCGACTCGGTCGAGGAACTGGCGAACACCGCAGACCTCACCGCCGCCCAGCGCAACGGAGACCTCGACGACGTCGAGGACGAGATGTTCCGGTTCGGCCGGATCGTCGCCTCCAACCCGGAGCTGCGCGCCGCGCTCACCAGCCGGACCGCGACCCCCGCCGCCAAGGGCGAGCTGCTGCGCAGCCTGCTCGGCGGAAAGGCGCGGCCCACCACCGAGCGCGTCATCGTGCGGCTTGTCACCCAGCCCCGGGGACGTAGCCTGGAGGAGGGACTCGACTCCCTCTCCAAGCTTGCCGCGGAGCGCCGCGACCGCATGGTCGCGATCGTCACCTCGGCAGTGCCGCTGAGCGATCGGCAGAAGCAGCGCCTCGGCGCCGCCCTGGCGAAGATCTACGGCCGCCCGATGCACCTGAATCTCGACGTGGACCCCGAGGTCCTCGGCGGAGTCACGGTGCGGGTCGGTGACGAGGTCATCAACGGCACCATCGCGGAGCGTCTCGACGAGGCGACCCGACGGATGGCCGGCTGA